The proteins below are encoded in one region of Takifugu rubripes chromosome 1, fTakRub1.2, whole genome shotgun sequence:
- the jakmip3 gene encoding janus kinase and microtubule-interacting protein 3 isoform X1 yields the protein MSKGTGAAGRGKGERLETLAALQAANEELRAKLTNIQIELQQEKTKVSRLERDKSQEVKAERHRATLAITELKTKLHEEKQKELTISREALLRQHEMELMRVIKIKDGEIQRLNGLLLMLRETPTDKGRNTVMTEVEEVRRSWELERCRLQQEVQDLRGAKRIAEEAATAAQQACQARAAELRSAHHQHQDELNRTRRDCEREVRRLMDEIKLKDRAVSVLDKALGLQAGHAHRLQLQTQAAEQQIAALRDAQRVGPNPPSSAPNPPSHTSQEERDVRRFQLKIAELSSVVRKLEDRNTLLSEERNELLKRLRETESQFLPLLDKNRRLSQKNEELSFKLHRLDNKLRFVTQENMEMKRPSSLNDLDRSAGQSHSQDQREMEFLCLQVAEQQNIIEDLTKEREMFLRYRRNDQWRRKRTFRACRVIETFYGYDEEASVDSDGSSVSFHTDRTPDTEPEEVCVREEVDLRYRQLTQEYQALQRAYALLTEASGGHYDAEKEIKTREQLLKEISHYQTRILDLESALKQQGLDVQWVEEKQLLFQKNQDLLKKMKQMESEDLQLRNDIQDIRDQNELLEFRILELEERERRSPAINFHQLYFPEGLSPLQIYCEAEGVTEISINDLMKKLDILGDNANLSNEEQVVVIHARTVLTLAEKWLESIEVMKSALQQKMLDLESEKELFSKQKGYLDEELDYRKLSMDQAHKRILELEAMLFEALQKEEEYRSEEIKVDRVHLSQTLTEEEREGLGRAMDQWKRAMMFELRERDAQILRERMELLHLSQQRSKELEECIEVQRRQIKELEEKQLTSCSCGVQRVDWPTVHRFYDRRNWWRLTVSTVVDSCGVPKDSGF from the exons ATGTCAAAGGGAACAGGGGCAGcgggaagggggaagggggaaCGACTCGAGACCCTGGCAGCTCTTCAAGCAGCcaatgaggagctgagagcaaAGCTGACAAACATCCAAATTGAActgcaacaggaaaaaaccAAG GTCAGCCGTCTAGAGAGAGACAAGAGTCAGGAGGTGAAGGCGGAGCGTCACCGTGCTACTCTCGCCATCACTGAACTGAAGACCAAACTCCACgaagagaagcagaaggagcTCACCATCAGCAGAGAAGCTTTACTACGGCAACATGAGATGGAGCTGATGAGAGTCATCAAGATAAAGGATGGAGAAATTCAGCGTCTCAATGGACTCCTGTTGATGCTGAGAGAGACACCGACAGACAAG GGAAGGAACACCGTaatgacagaggtggaggaggtgagacgGAGCTGGGAGCTGGAGCGCTGTCGcctgcagcaggaggtgcaggacTTACGAGGAGCAAAACGCATTGCTGAAGAAGCtgcaacagcagctcagcaggctTGTCAGGCTCGAGCTGCTGAACTCCGATCAGCTCATCACCAACACCAAGATGAGCTTAATAGGACCAGGAGGGATTGTGAGAGAGAAGTCCGCCGGCTG ATGGATGAGATAAAGCTGAAGGACAGAGCTGTTAGTGTATTGGATAAAGCTCTGGGGCTGCAggctggccacgcccaccgccTTCAGCTTCAGACtcaagctgcagagcagcaaatTGCCGCACTGAGAGATGCACAGAGAGTGGGACCAAATCCTCCTAGCAGTGCCCCTAACCCTCCTTCTCACACT tcccAGGAGGAACGCGACGTTCGCAGGTTTCAGCTGAAGATCGCAGAGCTCAGTTCTGTCGTCAGGAAACTGGAGGATCGAAACACACTTTTATCTGAGGAACGCAACGAACTG TTGAAGCGTCTTCGGGAGACAGAGAGTcagtttcttcctctccttgaTAAAAATAGACGACTGAGTCAGAAGAACGAGGAACTGTCCTTCAAGCTGCATCGCCTCGACAACAAGCTGCGCTTCGTCActcaggagaacatggagatg AAGAGACCCAGTTCTCTAAACGACCTGGACCGCTCCGCAGGTCAGAGCCACAGTCAGGACCAGAGGGAGATGGAGTTTCTATGCTTACAAGTGGCGGAGCAACAAAACATCATTGAAGACCTAACAAAG GAGCGCGAGATGTTCCTGCGTTACAGGCGGAACGACCAATGGAGGAGAAAACGCACCTTCCGAGCCTGCAGG gtcaTTGAGACGTTTTATGGTTATGATGAAGAAGCATCAGTGGATTCAGACGGATCTTCTGTGTCCTTTCACACCGACAGAACACCAGATACTGAACCAGAAGAG GTGTGTGTCCGTGAGGAGGTGGATCTTCGCTACCGCCAGCTGACTCAGGAGTACCAGGCCCTGCAGCGAGCCTACGCCCTGTTGACAGAGGCCAGTGGAGGCCACTATGATGCCGAGAAGGAGATCAAG ACCAGAGAACAGCTGCTGAAAGAGATCAGTCACTATCAAACCAGAATTCTAGATCTGGAATCAGCGCTGAAACAACAAGGACtg GATGTCCAGTGGGTGGAGGAGAAACAGTTGTTGTTTCAAAAAAATCAGGATCTGCTCAAGAAG ATGAAGCAGATGGAGTCTGAAGACCTGCAGCTGAGAAACGACATTCAAGACATCAGAGATCAGAACGAACTGTTGGAGTTCCGGATTTTGGAGCTGGAG GAGAGAGAGCGTCGCTCACCTGCTATTAACTTTCATCAACTCTATTTCCCAGAAGGCCTCAGTCCTCTGCAGATCTACTGTGAGGCCGAGGGCGTTACT gaGATTTCTATTAATGACTTGATGAAGAAGTTGGACATTCTGGGAGATAACGCC AATCTATCCAATGAGGAGCAGGTTGTGGTGATCCATGCTAGGACGGTGCTCACACTGGCAGAGAAG TGGTTGGAATCTATTGAAGTGATGAAgtcagctctgcagcagaagaTGTTGGATCTTGAAAGTGAGAAG GAGCTGTTCAGTAAGCAGAAAGGGTACCTGGATGAAGAACTGGACTACAGAAAACTGTcgatggaccaggctcataag AGgatcctggagctggaggctATGTTGTTTGAGGCcctgcagaaggaagaggagtACAGAAGTGAAGAAATAAAAGTGGATAGAGTTCATCTGTCCCAAACACTGACAGAGGAAGAGCGGGAGGGCCTTGGCAGAGCGATGGACCAGTGGAAAAGAGCAATGATGTTTGAgttaagagagagagacgctcAGATCCTTCGTGAGAGGATGGAACTGCTTCATCTCTCCCAACAG AGGAGCAAGGAACTGGAGGAGTGCATTGAAGTCCAGAGACGACAaatcaaagagctggaggaaaag CAGCTG ACTTCCTGTTCTTGTGGAGTCCAGCGAGTCGAT
- the jakmip3 gene encoding janus kinase and microtubule-interacting protein 3 isoform X4, whose protein sequence is MSKGTGAAGRGKGERLETLAALQAANEELRAKLTNIQIELQQEKTKVSRLERDKSQEVKAERHRATLAITELKTKLHEEKQKELTISREALLRQHEMELMRVIKIKDGEIQRLNGLLLMLRETPTDKGRNTVMTEVEEVRRSWELERCRLQQEVQDLRGAKRIAEEAATAAQQACQARAAELRSAHHQHQDELNRTRRDCEREVRRLSQEERDVRRFQLKIAELSSVVRKLEDRNTLLSEERNELLKRLRETESQFLPLLDKNRRLSQKNEELSFKLHRLDNKLRFVTQENMEMKRPSSLNDLDRSAGQSHSQDQREMEFLCLQVAEQQNIIEDLTKEREMFLRYRRNDQWRRKRTFRACRVIETFYGYDEEASVDSDGSSVSFHTDRTPDTEPEEVCVREEVDLRYRQLTQEYQALQRAYALLTEASGGHYDAEKEIKTREQLLKEISHYQTRILDLESALKQQGLDVQWVEEKQLLFQKNQDLLKKMKQMESEDLQLRNDIQDIRDQNELLEFRILELEERERRSPAINFHQLYFPEGLSPLQIYCEAEGVTEISINDLMKKLDILGDNANLSNEEQVVVIHARTVLTLAEKWLESIEVMKSALQQKMLDLESEKELFSKQKGYLDEELDYRKLSMDQAHKRILELEAMLFEALQKEEEYRSEEIKVDRVHLSQTLTEEEREGLGRAMDQWKRAMMFELRERDAQILRERMELLHLSQQRSKELEECIEVQRRQIKELEEKFLFLFLFFSLAFILWS, encoded by the exons ATGTCAAAGGGAACAGGGGCAGcgggaagggggaagggggaaCGACTCGAGACCCTGGCAGCTCTTCAAGCAGCcaatgaggagctgagagcaaAGCTGACAAACATCCAAATTGAActgcaacaggaaaaaaccAAG GTCAGCCGTCTAGAGAGAGACAAGAGTCAGGAGGTGAAGGCGGAGCGTCACCGTGCTACTCTCGCCATCACTGAACTGAAGACCAAACTCCACgaagagaagcagaaggagcTCACCATCAGCAGAGAAGCTTTACTACGGCAACATGAGATGGAGCTGATGAGAGTCATCAAGATAAAGGATGGAGAAATTCAGCGTCTCAATGGACTCCTGTTGATGCTGAGAGAGACACCGACAGACAAG GGAAGGAACACCGTaatgacagaggtggaggaggtgagacgGAGCTGGGAGCTGGAGCGCTGTCGcctgcagcaggaggtgcaggacTTACGAGGAGCAAAACGCATTGCTGAAGAAGCtgcaacagcagctcagcaggctTGTCAGGCTCGAGCTGCTGAACTCCGATCAGCTCATCACCAACACCAAGATGAGCTTAATAGGACCAGGAGGGATTGTGAGAGAGAAGTCCGCCGGCTG tcccAGGAGGAACGCGACGTTCGCAGGTTTCAGCTGAAGATCGCAGAGCTCAGTTCTGTCGTCAGGAAACTGGAGGATCGAAACACACTTTTATCTGAGGAACGCAACGAACTG TTGAAGCGTCTTCGGGAGACAGAGAGTcagtttcttcctctccttgaTAAAAATAGACGACTGAGTCAGAAGAACGAGGAACTGTCCTTCAAGCTGCATCGCCTCGACAACAAGCTGCGCTTCGTCActcaggagaacatggagatg AAGAGACCCAGTTCTCTAAACGACCTGGACCGCTCCGCAGGTCAGAGCCACAGTCAGGACCAGAGGGAGATGGAGTTTCTATGCTTACAAGTGGCGGAGCAACAAAACATCATTGAAGACCTAACAAAG GAGCGCGAGATGTTCCTGCGTTACAGGCGGAACGACCAATGGAGGAGAAAACGCACCTTCCGAGCCTGCAGG gtcaTTGAGACGTTTTATGGTTATGATGAAGAAGCATCAGTGGATTCAGACGGATCTTCTGTGTCCTTTCACACCGACAGAACACCAGATACTGAACCAGAAGAG GTGTGTGTCCGTGAGGAGGTGGATCTTCGCTACCGCCAGCTGACTCAGGAGTACCAGGCCCTGCAGCGAGCCTACGCCCTGTTGACAGAGGCCAGTGGAGGCCACTATGATGCCGAGAAGGAGATCAAG ACCAGAGAACAGCTGCTGAAAGAGATCAGTCACTATCAAACCAGAATTCTAGATCTGGAATCAGCGCTGAAACAACAAGGACtg GATGTCCAGTGGGTGGAGGAGAAACAGTTGTTGTTTCAAAAAAATCAGGATCTGCTCAAGAAG ATGAAGCAGATGGAGTCTGAAGACCTGCAGCTGAGAAACGACATTCAAGACATCAGAGATCAGAACGAACTGTTGGAGTTCCGGATTTTGGAGCTGGAG GAGAGAGAGCGTCGCTCACCTGCTATTAACTTTCATCAACTCTATTTCCCAGAAGGCCTCAGTCCTCTGCAGATCTACTGTGAGGCCGAGGGCGTTACT gaGATTTCTATTAATGACTTGATGAAGAAGTTGGACATTCTGGGAGATAACGCC AATCTATCCAATGAGGAGCAGGTTGTGGTGATCCATGCTAGGACGGTGCTCACACTGGCAGAGAAG TGGTTGGAATCTATTGAAGTGATGAAgtcagctctgcagcagaagaTGTTGGATCTTGAAAGTGAGAAG GAGCTGTTCAGTAAGCAGAAAGGGTACCTGGATGAAGAACTGGACTACAGAAAACTGTcgatggaccaggctcataag AGgatcctggagctggaggctATGTTGTTTGAGGCcctgcagaaggaagaggagtACAGAAGTGAAGAAATAAAAGTGGATAGAGTTCATCTGTCCCAAACACTGACAGAGGAAGAGCGGGAGGGCCTTGGCAGAGCGATGGACCAGTGGAAAAGAGCAATGATGTTTGAgttaagagagagagacgctcAGATCCTTCGTGAGAGGATGGAACTGCTTCATCTCTCCCAACAG AGGAGCAAGGAACTGGAGGAGTGCATTGAAGTCCAGAGACGACAaatcaaagagctggaggaaaag tttttgtttctatttcttttcttctctttggcaTTCATCCTCTGGTCCTAA
- the jakmip3 gene encoding janus kinase and microtubule-interacting protein 3 isoform X3, with translation MSKGTGAAGRGKGERLETLAALQAANEELRAKLTNIQIELQQEKTKVSRLERDKSQEVKAERHRATLAITELKTKLHEEKQKELTISREALLRQHEMELMRVIKIKDGEIQRLNGLLLMLRETPTDKGRNTVMTEVEEVRRSWELERCRLQQEVQDLRGAKRIAEEAATAAQQACQARAAELRSAHHQHQDELNRTRRDCEREVRRLMDEIKLKDRAVSVLDKALGLQAGHAHRLQLQTQAAEQQIAALRDAQRVGPNPPSSAPNPPSHTSQEERDVRRFQLKIAELSSVVRKLEDRNTLLSEERNELLKRLRETESQFLPLLDKNRRLSQKNEELSFKLHRLDNKLRFVTQENMEMKRPSSLNDLDRSAGQSHSQDQREMEFLCLQVAEQQNIIEDLTKEREMFLRYRRNDQWRRKRTFRACRVIETFYGYDEEASVDSDGSSVSFHTDRTPDTEPEEVCVREEVDLRYRQLTQEYQALQRAYALLTEASGGHYDAEKEIKTREQLLKEISHYQTRILDLESALKQQGLDVQWVEEKQLLFQKNQDLLKKMKQMESEDLQLRNDIQDIRDQNELLEFRILELEERERRSPAINFHQLYFPEGLSPLQIYCEAEGVTEISINDLMKKLDILGDNANLSNEEQVVVIHARTVLTLAEKWLESIEVMKSALQQKMLDLESEKELFSKQKGYLDEELDYRKLSMDQAHKRILELEAMLFEALQKEEEYRSEEIKVDRVHLSQTLTEEEREGLGRAMDQWKRAMMFELRERDAQILRERMELLHLSQQRSKELEECIEVQRRQIKELEEKFLFLFLFFSLAFILWS, from the exons ATGTCAAAGGGAACAGGGGCAGcgggaagggggaagggggaaCGACTCGAGACCCTGGCAGCTCTTCAAGCAGCcaatgaggagctgagagcaaAGCTGACAAACATCCAAATTGAActgcaacaggaaaaaaccAAG GTCAGCCGTCTAGAGAGAGACAAGAGTCAGGAGGTGAAGGCGGAGCGTCACCGTGCTACTCTCGCCATCACTGAACTGAAGACCAAACTCCACgaagagaagcagaaggagcTCACCATCAGCAGAGAAGCTTTACTACGGCAACATGAGATGGAGCTGATGAGAGTCATCAAGATAAAGGATGGAGAAATTCAGCGTCTCAATGGACTCCTGTTGATGCTGAGAGAGACACCGACAGACAAG GGAAGGAACACCGTaatgacagaggtggaggaggtgagacgGAGCTGGGAGCTGGAGCGCTGTCGcctgcagcaggaggtgcaggacTTACGAGGAGCAAAACGCATTGCTGAAGAAGCtgcaacagcagctcagcaggctTGTCAGGCTCGAGCTGCTGAACTCCGATCAGCTCATCACCAACACCAAGATGAGCTTAATAGGACCAGGAGGGATTGTGAGAGAGAAGTCCGCCGGCTG ATGGATGAGATAAAGCTGAAGGACAGAGCTGTTAGTGTATTGGATAAAGCTCTGGGGCTGCAggctggccacgcccaccgccTTCAGCTTCAGACtcaagctgcagagcagcaaatTGCCGCACTGAGAGATGCACAGAGAGTGGGACCAAATCCTCCTAGCAGTGCCCCTAACCCTCCTTCTCACACT tcccAGGAGGAACGCGACGTTCGCAGGTTTCAGCTGAAGATCGCAGAGCTCAGTTCTGTCGTCAGGAAACTGGAGGATCGAAACACACTTTTATCTGAGGAACGCAACGAACTG TTGAAGCGTCTTCGGGAGACAGAGAGTcagtttcttcctctccttgaTAAAAATAGACGACTGAGTCAGAAGAACGAGGAACTGTCCTTCAAGCTGCATCGCCTCGACAACAAGCTGCGCTTCGTCActcaggagaacatggagatg AAGAGACCCAGTTCTCTAAACGACCTGGACCGCTCCGCAGGTCAGAGCCACAGTCAGGACCAGAGGGAGATGGAGTTTCTATGCTTACAAGTGGCGGAGCAACAAAACATCATTGAAGACCTAACAAAG GAGCGCGAGATGTTCCTGCGTTACAGGCGGAACGACCAATGGAGGAGAAAACGCACCTTCCGAGCCTGCAGG gtcaTTGAGACGTTTTATGGTTATGATGAAGAAGCATCAGTGGATTCAGACGGATCTTCTGTGTCCTTTCACACCGACAGAACACCAGATACTGAACCAGAAGAG GTGTGTGTCCGTGAGGAGGTGGATCTTCGCTACCGCCAGCTGACTCAGGAGTACCAGGCCCTGCAGCGAGCCTACGCCCTGTTGACAGAGGCCAGTGGAGGCCACTATGATGCCGAGAAGGAGATCAAG ACCAGAGAACAGCTGCTGAAAGAGATCAGTCACTATCAAACCAGAATTCTAGATCTGGAATCAGCGCTGAAACAACAAGGACtg GATGTCCAGTGGGTGGAGGAGAAACAGTTGTTGTTTCAAAAAAATCAGGATCTGCTCAAGAAG ATGAAGCAGATGGAGTCTGAAGACCTGCAGCTGAGAAACGACATTCAAGACATCAGAGATCAGAACGAACTGTTGGAGTTCCGGATTTTGGAGCTGGAG GAGAGAGAGCGTCGCTCACCTGCTATTAACTTTCATCAACTCTATTTCCCAGAAGGCCTCAGTCCTCTGCAGATCTACTGTGAGGCCGAGGGCGTTACT gaGATTTCTATTAATGACTTGATGAAGAAGTTGGACATTCTGGGAGATAACGCC AATCTATCCAATGAGGAGCAGGTTGTGGTGATCCATGCTAGGACGGTGCTCACACTGGCAGAGAAG TGGTTGGAATCTATTGAAGTGATGAAgtcagctctgcagcagaagaTGTTGGATCTTGAAAGTGAGAAG GAGCTGTTCAGTAAGCAGAAAGGGTACCTGGATGAAGAACTGGACTACAGAAAACTGTcgatggaccaggctcataag AGgatcctggagctggaggctATGTTGTTTGAGGCcctgcagaaggaagaggagtACAGAAGTGAAGAAATAAAAGTGGATAGAGTTCATCTGTCCCAAACACTGACAGAGGAAGAGCGGGAGGGCCTTGGCAGAGCGATGGACCAGTGGAAAAGAGCAATGATGTTTGAgttaagagagagagacgctcAGATCCTTCGTGAGAGGATGGAACTGCTTCATCTCTCCCAACAG AGGAGCAAGGAACTGGAGGAGTGCATTGAAGTCCAGAGACGACAaatcaaagagctggaggaaaag tttttgtttctatttcttttcttctctttggcaTTCATCCTCTGGTCCTAA
- the jakmip3 gene encoding janus kinase and microtubule-interacting protein 3 isoform X2: MSKGTGAAGRGKGERLETLAALQAANEELRAKLTNIQIELQQEKTKVSRLERDKSQEVKAERHRATLAITELKTKLHEEKQKELTISREALLRQHEMELMRVIKIKDGEIQRLNGLLLMLRETPTDKGRNTVMTEVEEVRRSWELERCRLQQEVQDLRGAKRIAEEAATAAQQACQARAAELRSAHHQHQDELNRTRRDCEREVRRLMDEIKLKDRAVSVLDKALGLQAGHAHRLQLQTQAAEQQIAALRDAQRVGPNPPSSAPNPPSHTSQEERDVRRFQLKIAELSSVVRKLEDRNTLLSEERNELLKRLRETESQFLPLLDKNRRLSQKNEELSFKLHRLDNKLRFVTQENMEMKRPSSLNDLDRSAGQSHSQDQREMEFLCLQVAEQQNIIEDLTKEREMFLRYRRNDQWRRKRTFRACRVIETFYGYDEEASVDSDGSSVSFHTDRTPDTEPEEVCVREEVDLRYRQLTQEYQALQRAYALLTEASGGHYDAEKEIKTREQLLKEISHYQTRILDLESALKQQGLDVQWVEEKQLLFQKNQDLLKKMKQMESEDLQLRNDIQDIRDQNELLEFRILELEERERRSPAINFHQLYFPEGLSPLQIYCEAEGVTEISINDLMKKLDILGDNAVSNLSNEEQVVVIHARTVLTLAEKWLESIEVMKSALQQKMLDLESEKELFSKQKGYLDEELDYRKLSMDQAHKRILELEAMLFEALQKEEEYRSEEIKVDRVHLSQTLTEEEREGLGRAMDQWKRAMMFELRERDAQILRERMELLHLSQQRSKELEECIEVQRRQIKELEEKFLFLFLFFSLAFILWS; this comes from the exons ATGTCAAAGGGAACAGGGGCAGcgggaagggggaagggggaaCGACTCGAGACCCTGGCAGCTCTTCAAGCAGCcaatgaggagctgagagcaaAGCTGACAAACATCCAAATTGAActgcaacaggaaaaaaccAAG GTCAGCCGTCTAGAGAGAGACAAGAGTCAGGAGGTGAAGGCGGAGCGTCACCGTGCTACTCTCGCCATCACTGAACTGAAGACCAAACTCCACgaagagaagcagaaggagcTCACCATCAGCAGAGAAGCTTTACTACGGCAACATGAGATGGAGCTGATGAGAGTCATCAAGATAAAGGATGGAGAAATTCAGCGTCTCAATGGACTCCTGTTGATGCTGAGAGAGACACCGACAGACAAG GGAAGGAACACCGTaatgacagaggtggaggaggtgagacgGAGCTGGGAGCTGGAGCGCTGTCGcctgcagcaggaggtgcaggacTTACGAGGAGCAAAACGCATTGCTGAAGAAGCtgcaacagcagctcagcaggctTGTCAGGCTCGAGCTGCTGAACTCCGATCAGCTCATCACCAACACCAAGATGAGCTTAATAGGACCAGGAGGGATTGTGAGAGAGAAGTCCGCCGGCTG ATGGATGAGATAAAGCTGAAGGACAGAGCTGTTAGTGTATTGGATAAAGCTCTGGGGCTGCAggctggccacgcccaccgccTTCAGCTTCAGACtcaagctgcagagcagcaaatTGCCGCACTGAGAGATGCACAGAGAGTGGGACCAAATCCTCCTAGCAGTGCCCCTAACCCTCCTTCTCACACT tcccAGGAGGAACGCGACGTTCGCAGGTTTCAGCTGAAGATCGCAGAGCTCAGTTCTGTCGTCAGGAAACTGGAGGATCGAAACACACTTTTATCTGAGGAACGCAACGAACTG TTGAAGCGTCTTCGGGAGACAGAGAGTcagtttcttcctctccttgaTAAAAATAGACGACTGAGTCAGAAGAACGAGGAACTGTCCTTCAAGCTGCATCGCCTCGACAACAAGCTGCGCTTCGTCActcaggagaacatggagatg AAGAGACCCAGTTCTCTAAACGACCTGGACCGCTCCGCAGGTCAGAGCCACAGTCAGGACCAGAGGGAGATGGAGTTTCTATGCTTACAAGTGGCGGAGCAACAAAACATCATTGAAGACCTAACAAAG GAGCGCGAGATGTTCCTGCGTTACAGGCGGAACGACCAATGGAGGAGAAAACGCACCTTCCGAGCCTGCAGG gtcaTTGAGACGTTTTATGGTTATGATGAAGAAGCATCAGTGGATTCAGACGGATCTTCTGTGTCCTTTCACACCGACAGAACACCAGATACTGAACCAGAAGAG GTGTGTGTCCGTGAGGAGGTGGATCTTCGCTACCGCCAGCTGACTCAGGAGTACCAGGCCCTGCAGCGAGCCTACGCCCTGTTGACAGAGGCCAGTGGAGGCCACTATGATGCCGAGAAGGAGATCAAG ACCAGAGAACAGCTGCTGAAAGAGATCAGTCACTATCAAACCAGAATTCTAGATCTGGAATCAGCGCTGAAACAACAAGGACtg GATGTCCAGTGGGTGGAGGAGAAACAGTTGTTGTTTCAAAAAAATCAGGATCTGCTCAAGAAG ATGAAGCAGATGGAGTCTGAAGACCTGCAGCTGAGAAACGACATTCAAGACATCAGAGATCAGAACGAACTGTTGGAGTTCCGGATTTTGGAGCTGGAG GAGAGAGAGCGTCGCTCACCTGCTATTAACTTTCATCAACTCTATTTCCCAGAAGGCCTCAGTCCTCTGCAGATCTACTGTGAGGCCGAGGGCGTTACT gaGATTTCTATTAATGACTTGATGAAGAAGTTGGACATTCTGGGAGATAACGCCGTAAGT AATCTATCCAATGAGGAGCAGGTTGTGGTGATCCATGCTAGGACGGTGCTCACACTGGCAGAGAAG TGGTTGGAATCTATTGAAGTGATGAAgtcagctctgcagcagaagaTGTTGGATCTTGAAAGTGAGAAG GAGCTGTTCAGTAAGCAGAAAGGGTACCTGGATGAAGAACTGGACTACAGAAAACTGTcgatggaccaggctcataag AGgatcctggagctggaggctATGTTGTTTGAGGCcctgcagaaggaagaggagtACAGAAGTGAAGAAATAAAAGTGGATAGAGTTCATCTGTCCCAAACACTGACAGAGGAAGAGCGGGAGGGCCTTGGCAGAGCGATGGACCAGTGGAAAAGAGCAATGATGTTTGAgttaagagagagagacgctcAGATCCTTCGTGAGAGGATGGAACTGCTTCATCTCTCCCAACAG AGGAGCAAGGAACTGGAGGAGTGCATTGAAGTCCAGAGACGACAaatcaaagagctggaggaaaag tttttgtttctatttcttttcttctctttggcaTTCATCCTCTGGTCCTAA